In one Drosophila pseudoobscura strain MV-25-SWS-2005 chromosome X, UCI_Dpse_MV25, whole genome shotgun sequence genomic region, the following are encoded:
- the Pex3 gene encoding peroxisomal biogenesis factor 3 has translation MLSRLQDFLSRHRRKFIVTGVLVGGAYCAARYAQRKLVEIHEKQAREMFERTRRTHHFESTEKTCNQVILGLGEEMCDAVLRECSTDELLEQLRQNPKNKVELWEEMKVVAFTRLATFVYASSMLVIALRVQLNLLGGYIYRDITTEQTRITDELKQQYLSLIRHFITEDGIRDLVRYIRTQVIAVVKSSMPLSRQLSLNDLEQLFWSLQMAINADTRRDPNSKMTKYLLPSQSSSFSPLLQQMYNETLDLLESEDAISVCTHNVTRGFVLACDVIAESLGETLHHLPTAEVQKQAETQQSQQFNQGSSSTSLPSSQVVDNNNLLNINTVLMAMAKLIPIISGITSGGYDSSARSTNLPTQLLSFYLVAEKSKTLGANVYETFSSA, from the coding sequence AGCTTGTGGAGATTCACGAGAAACAGGCGCGTGAGATGTTCGAGCGGACGCGGCGCACGCATCACTTCGAGTCGACGGAAAAGACTTGCAACCAAGTGATCCTGGGCCTGGGCGAGGAGATGTGTGACGCTGTGTTGAGGGAGTGCAGCACGGACGAGCTGCTCGAGCAACTGCGACAGAATCCAAAAAACAAAGTAGAACTGTGGGAAGAGATGAAGGTCGTGGCGTTCACCCGCCTGGCCACGTTCGTCTACGCCTCGTCTATGTTGGTGATTGCCCTCAGAGTGCAACTGAATCTCTTAGGTGGATACATTTACCGCGACATCACGACGGAGCAGACACGAATCACTGACGAGCTTAAGCAGCAGTATCTCTCGCTGATCCGTCACTTCATCACAGAGGACGGTATCAGAGATCTCGTTCGGTATATTCGGACTCAGGTAATCGCAGTGGTAAAGTCGTCGATGCCCCTCTCACGCCAGCTCTCCCTCAACGACCTGGAGCAGCTGTTTTGGTCTCTGCAAATGGCCATAAATGCGGACACTCGCCGAGATCCAAACTCCAAGATGACGAAGTACCTGCTGCCCTCTCAAAGTTCCAGCTTCTCGCCGTTGCTCCAGCAGATGTACAATGAGACGCTGGATCTCCTGGAGAGTGAGGATGCCATTAGCGTGTGTACGCATAATGTAACCCGAGGCTTTGTGCTTGCCTGCGATGTCATTGCCGAGTCCCTTGGCGAGACTCTGCACCATCTGCCCACCGCAGAAGTGCAGAAGCAAGCGGAGACGCAGCAGTCCCAGCAGTTCAATCAGGGCTCCAGCAGTACCTCCCTTCCCAGCAGCCAAGTGGTCGATAATAACAACTTGCTGAACATCAACACGGTTTtgatggccatggccaagCTGATACCAATCATCAGTGGGATTACTTCGGGGGGCTATGACAGTTCGGCGCGGTCTACCAACTTACCCACGCAGCTGCTTTCATTTTACTTGGTGGCGGAGAAGTCCAAGACGTTGGGGGCTAATGTCTACGAGACCTTCAGTTCTGCCTAA